AAAAAGTtgttcaaatttttgaaaagacTATTATATgtgaacaaatttttttaacaattttttaataatacacTATGTGTCACTTTTTATTgatgtatatatttaaaatagaccAATCATCAGCTATTACATAGACCGTTGTAAAAAATTAgtcaaaaaagttgttaaaaaaatattttcgtTGAAAACCAATGAAGAATTTGAACGTCTTACTCTAGTCTGGAATTGTGTAAGAGCTTTACATCTTGAGTAGAACATAATTACCATAGTTCTGAATTTTAAGTTCACAGTACAATTCTCCATGTTTAACCTATTTTACAATATCTCTCGGAATGATTGGTGAGCCTCACTACTTGAGCCTGATGAGTAAAGGCCACAAGCACTAGTGGTTTCAGTGTACCCACTGGAGTTGTATTTCTGAGCTGATAATGCCAAATTAAAACTTCTCAAGCCATACTGCTATTGGTTGTCGCCATAATCTAAATACTTTGACCAATTGTGTTCTGGGGTATTCTCCGGTGTAACATCTCCAACAAGATCAGTAAGAGAAACCACTCCTTCTAAGGCTCCAACTATCTGTTACAAATTGTGAACTTAGTGGTCAGAGTCTCATATGTACTTACACAACAAAAACAGACCATGTTTATCAGAGCTAGAGAGAATTTTAACAAAGGAAATCTAGATATTAAGAATTAATTGTCTAGTTGTATGTCCTAATTGAAAGTTGAAATATCAATACTGATTTAATTATGTAACTGAGAGTATCTATTGAGGAAGGTTGAAGCAATCCAAAGGATTGACCAAGATTTTAATGTATTGACAAAACTTGAGTACAGTTAAGTGTTTTTCAGTGTTGTTTTCCAtcataattagttttattttgacATTCTATGTTAACCAATTATACAAACTTTTATTAGTCATTACTAAGGTAAACCTTTAAATTCACCGAAAATCTTCACCTACGTACGTATTGTCCTAAGATTTTTTCtaataagaaattttcttttaagtttttgcATATCTGTCTATAATCATCATTCTTTCAAATTACTGTCCTGGTCTAGTCACGGATTTActgaaaaagttataattagCTTAGTTCTTCCATCTTTCTGTCCTTATGTGATGCTGATGAAAATGATAAACAGATGATTACTTGGCTCATACGAGGTCGAAGTTTGGATGAATGGCGCACACAAGCAGCTGCACATGTAACCATTCTAACCATCTCATCAGCATCGCAGTTTTTCTGCAACCTTGGATCAACAAGGTTGTCGAAATTCTCTTCTTGTAGTGCTCGAGCAAGCAATGGCCTAGCCTGCAGTCCAACACACAGACAGGTCATTTTAATACGGAGGATCAGGATCAAAAGAAAATCGTCCCTCAAATTTACCATTACTTTGAGTTGGCAAAACATCTACTATCGCTAGACATATTATTGGAAAGAACTCAGTCAACTCACCCAGTCAACCAAGCTCTCAATCCTAGATCCTGCTGCAGTGATTGGTGGACGTCCGGTTATAAGTTCCAAAAGCATGACTCCGTAGGAATATACATCTGATTTATCTGTCAATTTACCACTTGATGCATACTCCGGAGCCACATATCTGCAACGAAACTTTTGGCTTTGAAGTTCTATAGTTGGCAAAAGCTGATTTTGACATATGCAATAGACAGCTTTGGCAACACATGATCGCTGtatagaaacattttttttcaaccgTTTTTTTCTGTTACTTGTAAGGAGGGCGCTGCTTATTTACTGAAGAGCTAAAATGACCAATGTTCACTTTGTGATGCTGACTTAATAGTAGAGAAGAAAATTCAATGTTTACTTAAGTATTTTAAGGAATTCACAGCACTTTCTGTTTCAAGAAAACGATGAGGTTAATGTTAAGTAATGCACTATGATACGTGCAGTAAGATGGATAGAGTCCTTACCCAAAGGTTCCCATCACTCGGGTGGTGAGGTGACTAATATGGCTATCGTTTGGTAAGACTTTTGCCAGGCCAAAGTCAGAAACCTAATACAAACAGAAGCTCAGCATAAATGTTTCTAGAGTAATTGAGAAAGATAGGTCTTAGATAATCAGTTATTAACATAGGAACACTTCGTGTGCTGTATGATGCACAGGGAACAAAATTAGGAagtcatttgaaaaaaaaaacagagtaAATATAAcagacttttttttaaaagaggATTAAACAATGAGTACGAAGCATAGGTGATCAAAAGAGGGGACAATCTCCAATTAACTTAGCGTTCTGATTTTCTGAAGGACTCATTCGGAGtcaactatattaaaaaatgttccTTTTACTATCAATATTTCCTTTCAAGACTTGCATTTCATGGAAAGAAGACACAGAAGATTTTTGCGGaaggaaagaataaaaaagcgtataaaattaataataacattatcaTATAGTAATCAAGGGAACAAGATTAGACTTACCTTGggttcaaaattaaaatcaagaaGAATATTAGATGCCTTAATATCACGGTGAATAATTGCTGGATTACCTGTAACCATGATGATCACGATTAAAAACCAATTACCATTTCCTAAAGTCATAAGCACAGGATCCTTATATAAGATTTAAGTATGTAACATCAAGGAATGATACAAGTTAACAGCAAAATCCTGAATCAGATTCTAACTCAAAAGTGAAGAATTCTCACAACCTTCATGTAGATATGCCAGCCCTTTTGCAGATCCGAGGGCAATTTTAATTCTCGTTGTCCATCCTAAGAAGATACTCCCCTCCCCTGCAGTACAATTTTATGTCATCTTCAGGACCATGCAACCGTAGTACAGAACCATTGAAAAAACCTGTCCTCTATACAGGACAAAACAACTATACTTAAAACAGAACTTTTTCACGAGAAACCAGCAGTGCCATCAACAACAGAGCAGAAAAAGTTTCGGTGGATTACCATAAATACAGACTTACCGTGCAAGTGAAATTCCAATGTGTTATTTGGAACAAATTCATAAACAAGCATTCTCTCTGCCCCAGAAACGCAGTAGCCAGCCAATTCAACAAGATGCTTATGATGCACTCGACTAATTGTCTCAACCTCAGCTTGAAATTCTCTCTCTCCTTGTTGGCTACCTGATTTTAGTTGCTTAACTGCAATTTGCTTTCCACATGGGAGAACTCCTTTGTACACATAGCCAAAGCCACCTTCTCCAAGAAGGTTGGACTCAGAGAAACAATTAGTGGCCACTAATATTTCATCATACGTGAAACTACCATTCCCGGGACTGAAGGCTGCCCTTGGAGCATGATTTGGAATTGTTTTCACAGACACTGACTTAAAAGAACCTGATTTGAGATTCGGTGGCAGCGTTGGATTTGGTGGCACTTGAATAACATGAGATCCTGATGATGAGATCATGCAGTGTGCAAGCAGATTAATAATTATCCAAACCATGAAATGCATTGAATTGAACTCTATTATCCATCACCTTTTTATATAATAGAAGGGATCATGTAAACTACAAAACTACGCCTTTACATTTAGGGGGAAATTAACCATCCCTTTGTTATTATTGAAGTTTCATATCACTAAATATGCAATAAAAATTTGCATTACAAGTTAGTATGagttattaaaatgaaattttgaatggATTAAGTGGCAGAAAGTACATAACAAACTggtgttaactttttttctgaGATTTAGCTAACAAACAAAAAGGGATAAGATTTTCTAACCCTTGGATTCAATGGAGGGTGGTGATTCCTTAGAGCGACCCGTGCACAGATTCTTCTGTTTGGTTTTCTTCCTATTCCTGCATAGAAGTAATCCAATACTAAAAACAAACACCAAAACGATTGCCCCAATTACAAGCCCAACAATAAGCCCACTTGACACGTGGTATGTTGAGGCCTTCTGAAAATCCACAGCCACCGGCAAATTCACTTCCGGCGCAGATAACGGCAAGGCGGGGCTCCACGGCGTTGCCAGGGTTGGTTCCGTCGTGAATGAAGGAGGTAAAGGCGGTGGAGGAACAGTCGACGTCGTCACCGCCGCCGCCTCCGGTGTCAGAGGCATATCTGGCAATGCAGGTGGAAAACTGGCGGTGGGAGACGGAGGCGATGGCGCAACTACAAGCGGCGGAGTGAGAGATTCCGGCGACGGAGACGGCAACGCCGGCACCGTCAGAGGAACAGGTGTAACTGAAGATGGCGGTAGAGGCAAACCTTGGAAGAATAAAGTTTCCGGCGACGGGGAGGACGGGGCTGGAGGCGTCAGAAACATCGATGGTGACGGCGAGGACTGGAATGCGGGTGCTGCTGGTTGCGGAAACGGCTGAGGAACGACGTCAACCGGCGTGGACGCCGGAGAATATGGTGTAACTGCAAACATGATTGTATAACAGTGGGTAGGAGTTGGAAGGTGAAGACGAAACTCATGCACGTGAAGAAGCGAAGCAGAGCATATATGAATATTATAGTGGGCGCCGAATTGctatgaaaaaattgaaaagaaaattatgacaTAGCAACTCTATAAGCTGTAGCATGTAGCCACAAATGGCTAGTGCAATCCAACTATGTTTAACACCTTTTTCTATCAACCACTTGTGTTATTGTATTTCTGTTTCGATAAGATACAAAAAAAATGGTTTCAGCAACTGTTAGGATAAATTCATAATGAAACATTTGTAATTTTATGTTGTAGAGAGTGAGGTGCATGTGGTGGTTGACCTTTTCGAAAAGTTTCATTAATGGTCCCATAGAGTGACCTTTTTCAGCATGTGAGATAGGAAAAAAGAGGCACACAGAAGAGtggttgaaattgaaaaaaaaaataaatgaaggaaTCATGGTTTTCTCCAGTGATGGGAAGAAGATGTATGACACATAAAGCTGCCCTTTTTTGCATTTGGGATATCATAAAAGGATAATATactttattaacattttttataatattttaatattatttacgtgttattttatattggtctatattaatatttataattattattattaattataaaataattttaaatctaatattaaaatattattaaaaaaatgtttataaatatcattatccattATAAAAACATAGGCGGAACAAAAATGGAGAGAATTATACAGCAGAGTCTATGATTCCTTATTTTCAGTATCCCAAGATGTCACATGTGCCTCGTAAAGGGAAATTTGTCGATGTTATTAGCAGAGGTATTTAAATTTCTGACttggacatttttttaaaaataaagaaagtttCTCTCagtttcacaatttttttttgagaGCATATAACATTTTTAAGCAATCAATAAATCATGGTTATTTAACAAATgagattaataaatttattttgtatttacgCAACTGAAattcacatttaaaaaattgtttttaactgAAATATTTATAGAGACGATAACTTCATTTAAAAGAAAACGCACTACTGAAGTCGTCTTATATAACacgatttcaattttttttaaagtaaagtcgtaatatttataaatacttaaattaaccctatctaataaattaatcaataaatgaTTGCTAATAATTTCAATGTTTCCTCCGGACATGTATTACTCTTTTACAcagttttatataaataaaaccgttgtaagattgataaaataaaataaactgtcTTACActataaacataatataaatataaaaaaataataacctaataaaatatatcctGAACCAGaaataattatactaataaaatataaccaattaattaattagagtTAAAAGAACTGAGTATTGAAATAGTCATACTTTGACAAGATGATAGTTAGGAAATGAAAAATTACCAtcaaaatgacataaaaaaaaatgataataacatGGAAGAGGAATTGTTTTGTAGTTTAAAATTTACATGTTATTATAATATACATTTCACTACTGTCatttattgtttcaatttttcatatgatACAACAGTCAACTATTTTACAAAAGAGCAATATTACCTTACAAAACAAACTTGTCCATAAACCTtggttaattaaaatttgatgcaCTAAGTTCTATTTAGATAATTTTCtataaactaataacaataataaaataaaaaacattgtttaaattaaaattaacttatacaTGAATAAatgtattacttttttattagtttctctatttttctaatgtatgtataaattaatttaacttgtaaagaactgttattttatatttttaagtaaattttttttgacatATAAAATGGTAActaaacaaattattataaaatacattcaaAATTTACGAAGTGCACTGGAAGTGGTTAAGACAATGAACAGCGTTGCTTAacattttttagtaaaaaaaattgcatatgAGTTGGTTTTCAAATGGATAAGAGTTCCAAATATAATAATACGAACAAGAAACCAGTAGAAAATTTATTAGGTGTAAGGGGGTTTGGGAAGTTGCATGTGGATTTGTAATTTCtgttaaaatattacatattgagtaattatatttttgttgaatattaATGCATAGTGACCTTTAGGTGCCAAAAGACATTGAGTGTTTTATTTCTCCTTTTATTTGCAGTGTGTTAAGATTCTAATCAATGGaggaaaataaattgtttgaCATGGTTGCATGTTATGTCTTTTCAAGAGATTAATATTGATgtctttttttctcttgtatACTGATTTTATAGTGTGGTCTAGCTTGGTTAATATGGTGTTGATGATGGATACCACCTTAAATATCGATGGGTTACCAATAACAACGTGAAAGTTGTCAATGATGAATATGTTTATAGCTATGAAACTGATGATGGAAAATGATTGTCGGAGTCATTCATGCAAATATCTAGTGACGAGCAATTTAAGCATGTAATATGTCAAACTTTTAATGAAGATAGGATATATTGTTTCTTAAGATATAGGATATACTAGTATACCTTCAAGAAAATCAGACATAAAgtaatataaagaaataaacaatagaaaattattataaaaattaataattgatttaagAGTTGTTACTATAACTTAATTAGTTTCTTAGATGTAGGAGGGAGTCCCATAGTTATGCGTTTGAAAATTGCATGTTGAATATTCAATAAcgtataaaaacatattaaacttAGATTGATTTATAGTTAAATTTATGGCGTGTTTTTATTTATGGATGAATATGCTTTTATTTATGAGCATACTTTCACTTAAAgatcttattttttttgttaagtaATTTCTAATAATAAGAAAGAATTGGAAGctgtaataaaaatttaaattctatacaatttttaaaaaaaattgtagactCTCTAGATTAATCAAGCACTTTAACAATCTTATTATATAAGGATTAAATTTATGTGATCCACACAcgtaaaataaacaatttataaaataaattattcatgtAGAATTGTTAATTTCATTAAACTAATAggatttatgtaaaaaaaaataggtaaaggctaaaaataaaacacattagTCCAAAAGCTTTatgtaaagaaaatattataaatatgtatgAGTTAAAACCAACgcaaatatatataaagaaaattacttAGGTTCTAATAGAAGGACAATAACTTAGTAAACTTAGTTTAGTTTAAAAGTGTTATGATTTTCTTAACATGTTTTAGCGTAAAAATGATtcaattagttttttttctaCTTCGTTTATGTacatttttagattaaaaatatatattaagctaaataaaaagttaaacacTATTAGATTGAACatgataaaagaatattttgttGAGACATTGACCGATATCTCAATTAAGGTCAACAAAGATACTATAAagtgtagtaaaaataatgtttatgttAATAGATTTCATATATCAGATTGATCTAAATTTATTATAGTTGAGACTAAATAAATAGGTTGGGCCAAATATTACATATTTAGAAGATGTATCAATTTTAACTTAATGAAATATGACTTGATTGAGGTGAACCAAAAAAGATAAAGTCAAAGTTAGTCGGAAAATGAATTAGTTGAGGTTAATAAAGGAAATTCCTAACCAAAGAAAATTTGGGATGAAGATTGGTTGAAAGATGGGttgaattcaattaaaattaaaatatgtcgCAATCAAGGTTAACTAGAAAAATGTCTTAATCAAAACTAATTAAAAGATGTTTAACTAAGCTGAAAGTTACTTTAACTTATGCTTGGTTAAAAAGGACATGATTAAGGTTAGTCAAACATGTTTTTATCAACACTAATTTAAACTAAAGATGTCCTTATGAGAAACAAGTCAACGGTGATCACATCAAAGGCAACCAAAAACGCTTTCAAGAAatgttaaggaaaaaaaaattctcttatCTAAGCCCAAGTTGATTGTTAGGTTTATTAAGAGGGGAAGGGGGATATACACATCAAGGAGGAGGTTCATCAGGGAGATAACTCCAATTCTAACTACATAAAAGATTGACATCACTCTCTACTTACAACCTTAAGATAATGGGTTGATAAGTTTCTAACATTATATGGTACTTTACTTTCTCACTTCTACTCAATGTTAGACTTAAATTCACACTTGAAATCTTAACATTAATTATGTCACAATATCAATTAGATAAAAGAAATGATTAGTCAAAGTTAACAAAAGTCTTATTCAAAAGAAAACgtcttatatttaaattagttgaATGTGACAAAAAAACTCTTTAAAGACATAACAAGAAGAAGGTTAATTGCATACAGTTCAAGCAAATTCTAGTTTAATGTATCTTATTGCATATAGGCTAACCATCCTATGCTCATTAGTTTGATTAGcattcatatgaaaaatcctaTTGAGTTATATTGTTTGATGTTAAACAAATTCCTCACAGTGtattgataattcataatttttgggGTATATTATAACAAGTGTGAAAGATATGGTTTACATATAATGATTATGCATGTGAtctagtttataaaaaaaaccttGTTACTTTATGTTTGGAACAAACGTTATTTCTTGATCCTTAAAAAACAACCCAATTTACTTTATTCAAGGCGGAAGTTGAGTTTGTTGCAAATAGTTATATATGGTTAAGAAAAACTTTTCAAGAACTACAATGGAAGAAATTAAATGTTACTGCAATTTTTTTGtaacaataattttaacaatcaaattttcaaaacatacttaagaaatcattttaaagatcaaattattaatttaattcgCTGCAAGAGTGAAAATCAAGTATATATCaatttagagaaaaaatgtTGGAAAAAACAATTTATCTATCTATTAAGTTTATTAATTGAGTCTCTTATTAATAACATAATGATTAATAATAGGTTTATTATAGTATACTATCAAAGTAACATTAATATGCAAAAATAATATCagtctttaaatttaatgtCTGAAAGTGGCacaaatatatgttaaaaaagaaACACGAGAAATAATTATTAAGCATATGTATGAATTgacaattattatattaaatacaaataaaaatattaaataacataagaaaacaaatttaaacacattagtgttataattttttatgagttTACTCTAACTcattagtaataaatttctcCAATATCTCTTCTAAAAAATACCAacaaaataattacttaaaaaactaatttaaaaaaaagtgggaattaaaacaataagtatttataattataagaagaagaagaaatatttcATCTAGATGAAGGAATATGTTCATAGTATAATATAACACTATATATCATTACTATGAGAATAAGCATCCAAAAACTTTGATAAGTACACTAGAACAAGTCATG
This Vigna angularis cultivar LongXiaoDou No.4 chromosome 4, ASM1680809v1, whole genome shotgun sequence DNA region includes the following protein-coding sequences:
- the LOC108321806 gene encoding proline-rich receptor-like protein kinase PERK1 isoform X1, with amino-acid sequence MFAVTPYSPASTPVDVVPQPFPQPAAPAFQSSPSPSMFLTPPAPSSPSPETLFFQGLPLPPSSVTPVPLTVPALPSPSPESLTPPLVVAPSPPSPTASFPPALPDMPLTPEAAAVTTSTVPPPPLPPSFTTEPTLATPWSPALPLSAPEVNLPVAVDFQKASTYHVSSGLIVGLVIGAIVLVFVFSIGLLLCRNRKKTKQKNLCTGRSKESPPSIESKGSHVIQVPPNPTLPPNLKSGSFKSVSVKTIPNHAPRAAFSPGNGSFTYDEILVATNCFSESNLLGEGGFGYVYKGVLPCGKQIAVKQLKSGSQQGEREFQAEVETISRVHHKHLVELAGYCVSGAERMLVYEFVPNNTLEFHLHGEGSIFLGWTTRIKIALGSAKGLAYLHEGNPAIIHRDIKASNILLDFNFEPKVSDFGLAKVLPNDSHISHLTTRVMGTFGYVAPEYASSGKLTDKSDVYSYGVMLLELITGRPPITAAGSRIESLVDWARPLLARALQEENFDNLVDPRLQKNCDADEMVRMVTCAAACVRHSSKLRPRMSQIVGALEGVVSLTDLVGDVTPENTPEHNWSKYLDYGDNQ
- the LOC108321806 gene encoding proline-rich receptor-like protein kinase PERK1 isoform X2; this encodes MFAVTPYSPASTPVDVVPQPFPQPAAPAFQSSPSPSMFLTPPAPSSPSPETLFFQGLPLPPSSVTPVPLTVPALPSPSPESLTPPLVVAPSPPSPTASFPPALPDMPLTPEAAAVTTSTVPPPPLPPSFTTEPTLATPWSPALPLSAPEVNLPVAVDFQKASTYHVSSGLIVGLVIGAIVLVFVFSIGLLLCRNRKKTKQKNLCTGRSKESPPSIESKGSHVIQVPPNPTLPPNLKSGSFKSVSVKTIPNHAPRAAFSPGNGSFTYDEILVATNCFSESNLLGEGGFGYVYKGVLPCGKQIAVKQLKSGSQQGEREFQAEVETISRVHHKHLVELAGYCVSGAERMLVYEFVPNNTLEFHLHGEGSIFLGWTTRIKIALGSAKGLAYLHEGNPAIIHRDIKASNILLDFNFEPKVSDFGLAKVLPNDSHISHLTTRVMGTFGYVAPEYASSGKLTDKSDVYSYGVMLLELITGRPPITAAGSRIESLVDWARPLLARALQEENFDNLVDPRLQKNCDADEMVRMVTCAAACVRHSSKLRPHSWSLRRSGFSY